One segment of Alistipes finegoldii DSM 17242 DNA contains the following:
- a CDS encoding UDP-N-acetylmuramoyl-L-alanyl-D-glutamate--2,6-diaminopimelate ligase, with product MKTLKELLRNTPVTALHGDDSAAVAGLVYDSRAIGPGDCFFAVRGTQNDGHDFIPAAVAKGAAAVVCERLPEQTAADVTYVAVPDAAGALADMAAAFYDHPSRALKLVGITGTNGKTTTVTLLYDLVRALGHKAGLISTVVYKVGERTVEATHTTPDPVRLNAMMREMADEGCEYCFMECSSHAIVQERTRGLHFAGGIFSNITHDHLDYHKTFAEYIRAKKLFFDSLSKEAFALTNADDKNGRVMVQNTAAAIHTYSLRSMADFRCKIVEMHPDGMLLRIDGQEVWVGLVGRFNAYNLLAVYGAAVLLGFDRGETLRAASMLHPVSGRFELVRSANGVTAVVDYAHTPDALENVIRTIEEIRTPAQKLIVVCGCGGDRDRTKRPEMAQIAVRYADTAVFTSDNPRHESPEAILDQMAAGLEPGARFLRIADRAEAIRTAVMLSQPGDILLVAGKGHETYQIVGDVKHPFDDREEVRKAFDSFGK from the coding sequence ATGAAAACACTGAAAGAACTTCTCCGAAATACCCCCGTCACGGCACTGCACGGCGACGATTCGGCCGCCGTCGCCGGGTTGGTTTACGACTCGCGTGCCATCGGGCCGGGCGACTGCTTCTTCGCCGTGCGCGGCACGCAGAACGACGGGCACGACTTCATTCCCGCCGCCGTCGCAAAAGGCGCCGCCGCCGTCGTCTGCGAACGCCTGCCCGAACAGACCGCCGCAGACGTCACCTACGTCGCGGTGCCCGACGCCGCAGGCGCGCTGGCCGACATGGCCGCGGCGTTCTACGACCACCCCAGCCGCGCGCTGAAACTCGTCGGCATCACCGGCACCAACGGCAAGACCACGACCGTGACGCTGCTGTATGACCTCGTACGGGCGTTGGGTCATAAGGCGGGACTGATTTCGACCGTGGTCTACAAGGTCGGCGAACGCACCGTCGAGGCGACGCACACCACGCCCGACCCCGTGCGGCTCAACGCCATGATGCGCGAAATGGCCGACGAGGGGTGCGAGTACTGCTTCATGGAGTGTTCGTCGCACGCCATCGTGCAGGAGCGCACGCGCGGGCTGCACTTCGCGGGCGGCATCTTCTCGAACATCACCCACGACCACCTCGACTACCACAAGACCTTCGCCGAATACATCCGCGCCAAGAAACTCTTCTTCGACTCACTCTCAAAAGAGGCCTTCGCGCTGACCAACGCCGATGACAAAAACGGCCGCGTGATGGTGCAGAACACCGCCGCAGCCATACACACCTACTCGCTGCGCTCGATGGCCGACTTCCGCTGCAAGATCGTCGAAATGCACCCGGACGGCATGCTGCTGCGCATCGACGGACAGGAGGTATGGGTCGGGCTGGTGGGCCGCTTCAACGCCTACAACCTGCTGGCCGTATACGGCGCGGCGGTTCTGCTGGGCTTCGACCGCGGCGAAACGCTGCGCGCGGCGAGCATGCTGCACCCGGTCAGCGGCCGCTTCGAACTGGTCCGGAGCGCAAACGGCGTCACGGCCGTCGTCGATTACGCCCACACGCCCGACGCGCTCGAAAACGTGATCCGCACCATCGAGGAGATCCGCACCCCGGCGCAGAAGCTGATCGTCGTCTGCGGCTGCGGCGGCGACCGCGACCGCACCAAGCGGCCCGAAATGGCGCAGATCGCCGTGCGGTACGCCGACACGGCCGTCTTCACGTCGGACAATCCGCGCCACGAGTCGCCCGAAGCGATTCTCGACCAGATGGCGGCGGGACTCGAACCCGGCGCGCGCTTCCTGCGCATCGCCGACCGCGCCGAAGCCATCCGCACGGCGGTGATGCTCTCGCAGCCGGGCGACATCCTGCTCGTGGCGGGCAAGGGCCACGAAACCTATCAGATCGTCGGCGACGTGAAACACCCCTTCGACGACCGGGAGGAGGTCCGCAAAGCCTTTGATTCATTCGGTAAATAA
- the mraY gene encoding phospho-N-acetylmuramoyl-pentapeptide-transferase: MLYYIFKYLDEAYNLPGSGMFQYISFRAAASIILALLIVIIFGRKIIDFLRRKQIGEEVRDLGLEGQLQKRGTPTMGGVIILLAILVPILLLGRLDNIYIQLMIVSTVWLGLIGGLDDYIKVFRHNKEGLKGRFKIVGQVGLGIIVGTTMCVSQEIVVRDKVVQPVQTVYMNEDGSVLETVHRNVVLSSESLKTTQTTIPFIKDNEFDYGWLTGGNTTMTWLLYVLVAIFVVTAVSNGANLTDGLDGLATGVSVPIVAVLGVLAYLSGHIVYADYLNIMYIPDSGELVVFAAALVGALVGFLWYNSFPAQIFMGDTGSLSIGGIIAVFALCIRKELLLPLLCGVFLVESFSVMMQVGYFKYTKRKYGEGHRLLLMAPVHHHFQKKGQFETKIVLRFWIISLLLAAITLVTLKIR, from the coding sequence ATGCTCTATTACATCTTCAAGTATCTGGACGAAGCCTACAACCTGCCCGGTTCGGGCATGTTCCAGTACATTTCGTTCCGCGCCGCGGCGTCGATCATCCTCGCGCTGCTGATCGTCATCATTTTCGGCCGCAAGATCATCGACTTCCTGCGCCGCAAGCAGATCGGCGAAGAGGTCCGCGACCTCGGTCTGGAGGGACAGCTCCAGAAGCGCGGCACCCCCACCATGGGCGGCGTGATCATCCTGCTTGCGATTCTGGTTCCGATCCTTCTGCTCGGACGGCTCGACAACATCTACATCCAGCTGATGATCGTCTCGACCGTATGGCTGGGGCTGATCGGCGGACTGGACGACTACATCAAGGTTTTCCGCCACAACAAGGAGGGGCTCAAGGGCCGTTTCAAGATCGTGGGACAGGTCGGGCTGGGCATCATCGTCGGCACGACGATGTGCGTGTCGCAGGAGATCGTCGTCCGCGACAAAGTCGTACAGCCCGTACAGACCGTCTACATGAACGAGGACGGCTCCGTGCTCGAAACCGTACACCGCAACGTGGTCCTCAGCTCCGAAAGCCTCAAGACCACCCAGACGACCATTCCCTTCATCAAAGACAACGAATTCGATTACGGCTGGCTCACGGGCGGCAATACGACGATGACGTGGCTGCTCTACGTGCTGGTCGCCATCTTCGTGGTGACGGCCGTCTCCAACGGCGCCAACCTCACCGACGGACTCGACGGACTGGCCACGGGAGTCTCGGTGCCGATCGTGGCGGTGCTGGGCGTACTGGCTTATCTCTCAGGACATATCGTATACGCCGACTACCTCAATATCATGTACATCCCTGACAGCGGCGAACTGGTCGTCTTCGCCGCGGCGCTGGTCGGCGCGCTGGTCGGCTTCCTTTGGTACAACTCCTTCCCGGCGCAGATCTTCATGGGCGACACCGGCTCGCTGTCGATCGGCGGCATCATCGCCGTCTTCGCCCTCTGCATCCGCAAGGAGCTGCTGCTGCCGCTGTTGTGCGGCGTCTTTCTGGTCGAAAGCTTCTCGGTGATGATGCAGGTCGGCTACTTCAAATACACCAAGCGCAAATACGGCGAAGGCCACCGCCTGCTGCTGATGGCTCCCGTACACCACCATTTCCAGAAGAAGGGACAGTTCGAGACCAAGATCGTCCTGCGTTTCTGGATCATCTCGCTGCTGCTGGCGGCCATCACCCTCGTAACGTTAAAGATCCGGTAA